One region of Salvelinus sp. IW2-2015 linkage group LG1, ASM291031v2, whole genome shotgun sequence genomic DNA includes:
- the LOC139027671 gene encoding uncharacterized protein — translation MLEKPLGYLPLHHELDSGLGWTDGSLHQGDLSGLETEEGGLEECHPRGGGLAVSGGGGGGGGSPSSESFISSELSDSGFYSVSTGEFRRFQRLLEKRMCLYKARLHHQREVCERERRDSCQKNHRELLEAIPEALTMQPQPSCSMPGLAAPSMGPPPHGLFRVSSVQFRKADRPCLSRHSSSSGSLFNPHHAPAPLSAHAPVLSTCSTPSGHRRPPPPLQHQGSSSMGQLRRSRTLHHRGPPQERVRRASHPSSPSYATLQHCGVAPPRGLELGLPEEGESELVLTHPAGLALSPQQHAISLGEHRGAVPLPRGHYCDNSGGRDQLVNDRRQQQERSFMSEIPVREREQEREREREHERERERQQEREREREREREREREREREREREKERERERQREREVHRFSTLSHPPQTSMDIHETWPKPANRLSHQGSGGGGGLYSTLEGHTGVGAGVGGGSRKCPNPNPNPTPNTNSNHPNPRAVRNQILRDRASQLADERSGMSTDEESQEVMRGRYWSRTERREHLLLAREQKQQQQQARGQQAYTRPGANGGSGSLREAGVNTRGGAMGGGGRGVIQEEEAMSGGGGSLGDGRCNTVLELSQRKLSRLQNRKLFDDWTTVEELLTHGTRLGTRDEMSLCPSSLLTVTTV, via the exons ATGTTGGAGAAACCTCTGGGCTACCTACCTCTCCACCATGAGCTGGACAGTGGCCTGGGCTGGACCGACGGTAGCCTGCACCAGGGAGACCTCTCTGGCctggagacagaggaggggggTCTGGAGGAATGTCACCCCAGGGGAGGGGGCCTGGCGGTCagtggaggagggggtggaggtggagggtctccATCATCTGAGTCCTTCATCTCGTCTGAGCTGAGTGACTCAGGGTTCTACAGCGTGAGCACGGGAGAGTTCCGCCGCTTCCAGAGGCTGTTAGAGAAGCGCATGTGCCTGTACAAAGCTCGTCTCCACCACCAGAGGGAGGTGTGCGAGCGGGAACGCCGCGACAGCTGCCAGAAGAACCACAGAGAGCTGCTTGAAGCCATCCCTGAGGCACTGACCATGCAGCCCCAGCCCTCCTGCTCCATGCCTGGCCTGGCCGCTCCATCCATGGGCCCTCCACCCCACGGACTCTTCAG GGTGTCGTCCGTCCAGTTCCGGAAGGCGGATCGTCCCTGTCTGAGCAGACACAGCTCAAGTAGCGGGTCCCTATTCAACCCTCACCACGCCCCTGCGCCCCTCTCTGCCCATGCGCCTGTCCTCTCCACTTGCAGTACCCCCTCCGGCCACCGCAGGCCGCCACCTCCACTGCAGCACCAGGGCTCCAGTTCAATGGGGCAGCTGCGGAGAAGTAGAACCCTGCACCACCGTGGCCCACCCCAGGAGCGTGTCAGACGGGCCAGTCACCCGTCATCCCCCTCCTATGCCACCCTGCAGCATTGTGGGGTAGCGCCACCTAGAGGCCTGGAGCTGGGCCTGCCTGAAGAGGGAGAATCAGAACTGGTCCTCACACACCCAGCAGGATTGGCCCTCTCACCACAGCAACATGCAATCTCTCTGGGGGAACACAGAGGAGCTGTGCCCTTACCAAGGGGACATTACTGCGACAATAGTGGAGGTCGTGATCAGCTGGTTAACGACAGGAGGCAGCAGCAGGAGAGGAGCTTTATGTCAGAGATACCAGTGcgggagagggagcaagagagagaaagagaaagggagcatGAAAGGGAGCGTGAAAGACagcaagaaagagaaagagagcgagaaagagaaagggagcgagaaagagaaagggagcgagaaagagaacgagagaaagaaagagagcgggaaagacaaagagaaagagaggtgcaCCGCTTCAGCACCCTCAGCCACCCTCCCCAGACATCCATGGACATCCATGAGACATGGCCTAAACCGGCCAATCGGCTGTCCCACCAGGGGTCAGGGGGTGGTGGGGGCCTCTACAGCACTCTTGAGGGCCACACTGGGGTCGGGGCTGGGGTCGGTGGAGGGTCCAGGAAGTGCCCCaatcctaaccccaaccctacccCCAACACTAACTCCAACCATCCTAACCCGAGAGCTGTGAGGAACCAGATTCTTCGCGACCGGGCGTCGCAGCTAGCGGACGAGCGCAGCGGGATGAGTACGGATGAGGAGAGTCAGGAGGTGATGAGGGGGAGGTACTGGAGCCGCACAGAGAGACGGGAGCACCTCCTACTGGCCCGTGAGCagaagcagcaacaacagcaggcCCGAGGGCAACAGGCTTACACAAGGCCAGGAGCCAATGGAGGATCAGGTTCTCTGAGAGAGGCAGGCGTCAACACAAGAGGAGGCGctatgggaggaggagggagaggagttaTTCAAGAGGAAGAGGCTATGTCTGGAGGGGGAGGGTCTTTGGGAGATGGCCGGTGCAACACGGTGCTGGAGCTCAGCCAAAGGAAGTTGAGTCGTCTGCAGAACAGGAAGCTGTTTGATGATTGGACGACGGTGGAGGAGCTGCTGACTCACGGGACGAGGCTGGGTACCCGAGACGAGATGTCCCTCTGTCCCAGCTCACTACTGACTGTCACTACTGTatag